Genomic DNA from Peribacillus simplex NBRC 15720 = DSM 1321:
AGACGATAAACGAAATAAAACAACAGTTGATATATACGGACAACCATATACAATCGTCGGCACAGAAAGCGCAAGTCATATGCGCCTGGTCGCTTCAATGGTTGACGAAAAAATGAGAGAGATCAGGATGAAAAATCGATACTTGGATACA
This window encodes:
- the zapA gene encoding cell division protein ZapA encodes the protein MSDDKRNKTTVDIYGQPYTIVGTESASHMRLVASMVDEKMREIRMKNRYLDTSKLAVLTAVNTVHEYIKLKDELDQLQLELKREKD